In Myxocyprinus asiaticus isolate MX2 ecotype Aquarium Trade chromosome 3, UBuf_Myxa_2, whole genome shotgun sequence, the following proteins share a genomic window:
- the si:dkey-111e8.4 gene encoding uncharacterized protein si:dkey-111e8.4, which produces MASEGSLSQWLNSDIFIVFVVVLLLLLLVIFAVFWLMRRHHSKRPTEKMAEIEIIPVDGSDRGNLPRFTLKIVTEQMHATELVEMLTRRGHSVEVPDHHSNLSVCAVRAVNDSEGEYRDAIEH; this is translated from the exons ATGGCATCAGAAGGTTCTCTTTCACAGTGGCTGAACTCTGATATTTTCATTGTGTTTGTGGTGGTGCTGTTGCTCCTCTTGCTGGTCATCTTTGCTGTTTTCTGGCTCATGAGACGGCATCACTCAAAGAGACCCACAGA GAAAATGGCTGAAATAGAGATTATTCCAGTTGACGGTTCAGACAGGGGGAACCTGCCCAGATTTACCCTGAAGATAGTGACTGAGCAGATGCATGCAACAGAGCTAGTAGAGATGTTAACTCGCAGAGGTCATTCTGTTGAGGTTCCTGATCACCATAGCAACCTCTCTGTCTGTGCTGTTAGAGCCGTGAATGACAGTGAAGGAGAATATAGAGATGCAATAGAGCATTAA
- the apoa1a gene encoding apolipoprotein A-I, whose protein sequence is MKFVAIALTLLLVVDSQARFLQADAPSQLEHYKSVALVYLTQVKEQAQKTLDHLDGTEYEHYKLKLSESLTKLQDYAQTSSQALTPYAETFSNQFSETTKQLHERIMTDVEDLRSKLEPHRAELHKILQKHMEEYREKLEPFFQDYVTLNRENAEQLRAKLQPIIDEMRQKIETNVEETKSKLMPMVEAVRTKLTERLEDLRTMAAPYAEEYKEQLVKAVEEAREKIAPHTQDLNARFEPYMEELKVKFAQWYETISKSIQA, encoded by the exons ATGAAATTTGTGGCTATTGCACTGACTCTCCTCCTGGTTGTGG ATTCCCAGGCCCGCTTCCTGCAGGCTGATGCTCCCTCCCAGCTGGAGCACTACAAGTCAGTAGCCTTGGTGTACCTGACCCAGGTCAAGGAACAGGCTCAGAAGACTCTCGACCACTTGGACGGAACCGAGTATGAGCACTACAA GCTAAAACTCTCAGAGAGTTTGACCAAACTGCAGGACTATGCCCAAACCTCCTCCCAGGCTCTGACCCCCTACGCAGAGACCTTCTCTAACCAGTTCTCGGAGACCACCAAACAGCTGCACGAGCGCATCATGACTGATGTTGAAGACCTCCGTTCCAAGCTGGAGCCCCACCGTGCTGAGCTGCACAAGATTCTGCAAAAGCACATGGAGGAATACCGTGAGAAGCTGGAGCCCTTCTTCCAAGATTACGTGACCTTGAACCGTGAAAATGCAGAGCAACTGCGTGCCAAGCTGCAGCCCATAATCGATGAGATGAGGCAGAAGATCGAGACCAACGTTGAAGAGACCAAGTCTAAGCTGATGCCCATGGTTGAGGCTGTGCGCACCAAGCTGACCGAACGTCTGGAGGATCTGAGGACCATGGCCGCCCCCTATGCTGAGGAATACAAGGAGCAGCTTGTGAAGGCTGTTGAGGAGGCCAGGGAGAAGATCGCTCCACACACCCAGGACCTGAACGCTCGCTTTGAGCCCTACATGGAGGAGTTGAAGGTCAAGTTTGCACAGTGGTATGAAACCATCTCAAAGTCCATCCAGGCATAA
- the rnf214 gene encoding RING finger protein 214 translates to MESEINSECSLALNEDDLVHVPVIPPASSPWSGSSSGLWSTEGNFQIVLKENAEHQNDTFSSIKATHSQTVQSDDLTEERSTNTNEDWESDMHSIENDSIELNQQYEALRKQHEVEQDEHSHSVSSLKKTREDWNHQYQCFIEKIESLQIKLELNSSKTTRKNFMVKRQELTAEKERMEEEKTRLAQELEDTERKLKMLIEEQSQEKLTWEQEIADLRVEMETLCRQAEHANQTALQDEIAALEMQKELAVSQVEDWIADAERYLNSLRINPSQQLFHQRQKWEQNVAMVRSSLAGLKDKFNENHQLLLRGEQLDSLPSIPLPSLPPVPTYELILNPLPVSHPIFNSGPPASTATPPLVHSHIHSSATPPQIGTPPPCAPSPQNTPYLPVSSHAHVPNTHITMTTHASAPYISIPPTCLPQTQTIPQMFMGIPASAGPYVGLPNNYGASFHPQATVRLPQTFMQTTSTRNSSPQPLPSNPAPVGKLDKLLERLGSQFPQCTRDQLTRVLQQIKSERGTMAGMSIDDVTQQVSQRLAQNQRLPPGPIAPPSGARAFPGSVGPIQRPIAQPVHHMRPHFRAPVAQVFHTRPPQSPARRFCLMCQNPVDAGSQYNTNCSHMMHKDCVSVWLKTSKNNSCPFCPSK, encoded by the exons ATGGAAAGCGAAATAAACAGCGAGTGTAGTTTGGCATTAAATGAGGATGACTTAGTTCA TGTTCCCGTGATTCCTCCGGCTTCCTCCCCATGGAGCGGATCATCATCCGGCCTCTGGTCCACTGAGGGGAACTTCCAAATAGTATTAAAAGAAAATGCTGAACACCAAAACGACACATTTTCATCCATCAAAGCAACCCATAGCCAAACGGTTCAG TCAGATGACCTGACAGAGGAACGATCAACAAACACAAATGAGGACTGGGAATCAGACATG CATTCCATAGAAAATGACAGTATTGAGTTGAACCAGCAGTATGAGGCTCTCAGGAAGCAGCATGAAGTAGAGCAGGATGAGCACAGTCACAGTGTCAGCAGTCTGAAGAAGACGAGAGAAGACTGGAATCATCAGTACCAG tgttttattgaaaaaatcGAGTCCTTACAAATTAAACTGGAGCTTAATAGCAGCAAGACCACACGGAAAAACTTCATGGTAAAACGGCAAGAGCTTACCGCCGAGAAAGAACGAATGGAAGAGGAGAAAACAAG actGGCTCAGGAGTTGGAGGACACAGAAAGGAAACTGAAGATGCTGATTGAGGAACAGAGTCAAGAGAA GCTGACCTGGGAGCAGGAAATAGCTGATTTGAGGGTGGAAATGGAGACGCTTTGCAGACAGGCAGAGCATGCCAATCAGACAGCTCTTCAGGATGAG aTAGCTGCACTTGAGATGCAGAAAGAGCTTGCAGTTTCTCAAGTGGAGGACTGGATTGCAGATGCTGAAAGATATCTTAATTCTCTTAG AATAAATCCTTCCCAGCAGCTCTTTCACCAGCGGCAGAAGTGGGAGCAGAATGTGGCGATGGTCCGCAGTAGTCTGGCAGGACTGAAG GACAAGTTTAATGAAAACCATCAGCTCTTGCTGAGAGGTGAACAGTTGGACAGTTTACCTTCAATCCCCCTCCCCTCACTCCCACCAGTGCCTACA TACGAGTTGATACTGAATCCACTTCCTGTGTCCCACCCAATTTTCAACAGTGGCCCACCAGCTAGCACAGCAACTCCTCCTTTAGTTCATTCCCATATCCACTCTTCTGCCACACCACCCCAAATTGGCACACCCCCGCCTTGTGCCCCATCTCCTCAAAACACACCATATCTACCTGTTAGCTCACATGCACATGTCCCAAACACTCATATCACCATGACAACCCATGCATCTGCACCTTACATATCCATACCACCCACATGCCTGCCTCAAACACAGACCATACCACAGATGTTCATGGGCATTCCAGCCTCAGCAGGCCCCTATGTGGGATTGCCAAATAATTATGGAGCCAGTTTTCATCCCCAAGCCACAGTGCGCCTCCCCCAAACATTCATGCAGACCACATCTACACGTAACTCCTCCCCCCAGCCCCTCCCCTCCAATCCTGCACCGGTAGGAAAACTGGACAAGCTGCTGGAGAGACTGGGCTCACAATTTCCACAATGCACAAG AGATCAGTTAACAAGGGTTCTACAGCAAATCAAGAGTGAGCGTGGTACAATGGCTGGCATGTCAATAGATGATGTTACTCAGCAGGTTTCCCAGAGACTTGCACAGAACCAGAGACTG CCACCAGGCCCTATAGCACCTCCATCTGGAGCCAGAGCCTTTCCTGGTTCAGTTGGCCCAATTCAGCGTCCAATAGCCCAGCCAGTGCATCACATGCGGCCTCATTTCCGTGCCCCTGTCGCCCAGGTCTTTCACACAAGACCCCCACAG TCCCCTGCCCGTAGATTTTGTTTGATGTGCCAGAATCCTGTAGATGCTGGAAGCCAGTACAACACAAACTGCTCCCATATGATGCATAAAGAT TGCGTCAGTGTTTGGCTAAAGACCAGCAAGAATAACTCCTGTCCTTTCTGTCCATCCAAATGA
- the pafah1b2 gene encoding platelet-activating factor acetylhydrolase IB subunit beta — translation MSGEENPAAEPAPVIDVQGDGRWMSQHNRFVQECKDAEPDVLFVGDSMVQLMQQYEVWKELFSPLHALNFGINGDTTSNVLWRLQNGELENIRPRVVVLWVGTSNHEHTAEQVAGGIVAIVELLFSRLPKSKIIVLGLLPRGEFPNPLREKNASVNNLLRASLSRLGPVQFLDAGGGFVHSDGTISSRDMFDYLHLTTDAYRTISTTLHDLLLQLLEETPQERRASLV, via the exons ATGAGTGGTGAGGAGAACCCTGCTGCTGAACCTGCACCTGTGATAGACGTGCAGGGAGATGGACGCTGGATGTCACAG CATAACCGATTTGTACAGGAGTGCAAAGATGCAGAGCCAGATGTTCTGTTTGTGGGGGACTCCATGGTACAGCTTATGCAGCAGTATGAA GTGTGGAAGGAACTGTTCTCACCTCTTCATGCTCTGAACTTTGGTATTAATGGAGACACAACCTCTAATGTGCTGTGGAGACTACAAAATGGAGAACTGGAGAACATCAGACCCAGG GTGGTGGTTTTATGGGTAGGAACCAGTAATCATGAGCACACGGCAGAACAGGTTGCAGGAGGAATAGTGGCCATTGTAGAGCTACTTTTTTCTCGCCTCCCTAAGTCCAAAATTATTGTTTTG GGCCTATTGCCAAGGGGAGAGTTCCCCAACCCCTTGAGAGAGAAAAATGCATCTGTGAACAATTTACTTCGTGCATCTCTTTCTCGACTCGGCCCAGTACAGTTTCTCGATGCGGGAGGTGGTTTTGTCCACTCAGATGGAACCATTTCCTCTCGAGACATGTTTGATTACCTACATCTGACCACCGATGCATACAGGACCATATCAACAACTCTCCATGATCTGCTGCTTCAACTATTGGAGGAAACGCCTCAGGAGAGGCGGGCCTCACTGGTTTAA
- the si:dkey-111e8.5 gene encoding uncharacterized protein si:dkey-111e8.5, with protein sequence MFTTLKYSIQAPESVQNTAKAFKNKINERMYVNIIKKAKAGKESDINLVFFPIVSRTGTDIEAALCTITGNKPTILVALHHTFDPECIVSDSSKFVTRDNTLTLDCLFHEDKGLLECNRNVEAYDKAAKWLKKQKKTQKKYRSDEQSLKGPDASSPASS encoded by the exons ATGTTTACGACGT TGAAATATTCCATCCAAgcaccagaaagtgtccaaaacacTGCTAAGGCATTCAAGAATAAAATTAATGAGAGGATGTATGTAAACATTATTAAAAAGGCGAAAGCAGGGAAGGAGAGTGATATTAATTTAGTTTTCTTTCCAATTGTTTCTCGCACTGGAACTGATATTGAAGCTGCTCTCTGTACAATTACTG GCAATAAgccgaccattttagtcgcactTCATCACACTTTTGATCCTGAGTGCATTGTGTCAGATAGCAGTAAATTTGTGACAAGGGACAACACACTTACATTGGACTGTCTGTTCCACGAGGATAAAGGATTATTGGAGTGCAATAGAAATGTTGAAGCTTATGATAAAGCtgcaaaatggctgaaaaaaCAA aagaaaacacagaagaaat ACAGAAGTGATGAACAGAGCTTAAAAGGACCTGATGCCTCCAGCCCTGCAAGCTCCTGA